A part of Rhipicephalus microplus isolate Deutch F79 chromosome 8, USDA_Rmic, whole genome shotgun sequence genomic DNA contains:
- the LOC119165074 gene encoding copine-4, whose product MAFEASTSSEALDIRLEVTWEGVRDRRSNTGSWLDTFAVYSVSDGPDRAAFRELDRTKPGKDCAAVFATSYRFGETHLLLFELFSVNRITKASEPLGRAVCGAVDMLVYLDTPYIRTLVDRKGAKVPGSITVMPRAVSQPGGFVALEFSARSLPVKKLFRSSDPMLELCAQDGNAVLVTEVVSRNRTPRWKPQVINSDRFPGGVLKARCYDVNLTGERTFVGEATVLLDEVEVGTMLPLEVPEVAAAGLEPNSVDDERPSLLVERCRQFPWTLIDYLHGDFSLHFAFIIDLSSSNGDLRPGSDMRREYESVIFAFDEVVQQFDEDQLLPALAFGARTSAGLMSQPYIFLSGKGEPRVNGVQGVLEAYAQSLERLFSSEPSELGPSLTYVAQLAQPAHYYVVLVLTDGRLDYGLSTLDCLSKASACAVSVVLMVIGEEGCSRALRRDLLSRRQAGLRECVHVVEVAPYRDRMHLLPREALVAVPEQVMQFLALHDVEPSLGVQ is encoded by the coding sequence ATGGCGTTCGAGGCGTCGACGTCGAGCGAAGCGCTCGATATCCGCCTCGAAGTCACCTGGGAGGGCGTGCGCGACCGACGCAGCAACACGGGCTCATGGTTGGACACGTTCGCCGTCTACTCGGTGAGCGACGGCCCTGACCGAGCCGCGTTCCGCGAGTTGGACCGCACCAAACCAGGCAAGGACTGTGCGGCCGTCTTCGCCACCTCGTACCGGTTCGGCGAGACGCACCTGCTCCTCTTCGAACTATTCAGCGTGAACCGCATCACCAAAGCGAGCGAGCCGCTCGGCCGCGCTGTGTGCGGCGCGGTCGACATGCTCGTCTATCTGGACACTCCCTACATTCGAACTCTGGTGGACCGCAAGGGAGCCAAGGTACCCGGAAGCATCACGGTGATGCCACGTGCCGTCAGCCAGCCGGGAGGCTTCGTCGCTCTCGAATTTTCTGCCCGCTCGCTTCCGGTCAAGAAGCTGTTCCGTTCGAGCGATCCCATGCTCGAGCTCTGCGCGCAGGACGGCAACGCGGTCCTCGTCACCGAGGTCGTCTCTAGAAATCGGACGCCGCGCTGGAAACCTCAGGTGATCAACTCGGACCGCTTTCCGGGCGGCGTACTCAAAGCCCGATGCTATGACGTCAACCTGACGGGAGAGCGAACCTTCGTCGGGGAGGCGACCGTCCTACTGGACGAAGTGGAAGTCGGCACCATGCTTCCGCTCGAGGTGCCTGAAGTGGCGGCCGCGGGCCTCGAGCCCAATTCGGTCGATGACGAGCGACCATCGCTGCTCGTCGAGCGGTGTCGCCAGTTTCCCTGGACGCTCATAGACTACCTGCATGGCGACTTCTCGCTTCACTTCGCCTTCATCATCGACCTGAGCTCCTCCAACGGTGACCTGAGGCCCGGAAGCGACATGCGACGCGAGTATGAGTCGGTCATCTTCGCGTTCGATGAGGTGGTGCAGCAGTTCGATGAGGACCAGCTCCTGCCGGCCTTGGCGTTCGGTGCGCGCACTTCGGCCGGTTTGATGAGTCAGCCATACATTTTTCTTTCGGGCAAGGGCGAGCCTCGGGTCAACGGTGTGCAAGGCGTATTGGAGGCGTACGCGCAAAGCCTGGAACGCCTGTTCTCTTCGGAACCATCGGAGCTTGGTCCGTCCCTGACGTACGTGGCCCAGCTGGCGCAACCGGCCCACTATTACGTGGTACTGGTACTCACCGACGGCAGGCTCGACTACGGGCTCAGCACGCTGGACTGCTTGTCGAAGGCGTCCGCCTGCGCCGTGTCCGTCGTGCTTATGGTCATAGGCGAGGAAGGCTGCAGCCGCGCACTCCGCAGGGACCTGCTCTCACGCCGTCAGGCGGGTCTACGCGAGTGCGTGCACGTTGTTGAAGTCGCGCCGTACCGCGACCGTATGCACCTGCTGCCGCGAGAGGCGCTCGTTGCCGTACCGGAGCAGGTGATGCAGTTTCTGGCACTCCACGACGTCGAGCCCTCACTCGGTGTCCAGTGA